A stretch of Lathyrus oleraceus cultivar Zhongwan6 chromosome 6, CAAS_Psat_ZW6_1.0, whole genome shotgun sequence DNA encodes these proteins:
- the LOC127091714 gene encoding uncharacterized protein LOC127091714, producing MVAGWRDHGHRRFFGGEKRGSMSRPNLWWSAELTAARLWRGWGVTRRSHRSRREVDFRFSTVSESSNNWFAFWLNSAWIHDYQFNLRLILLYRDLYYGVYIRLERLC from the exons ATGGTTGCCGGATGGAGGGACCATGGTCACCGTCGGTTCTTCGGCGGTGAGAAACGCGGTTCGATGAGTCGTCCAAATCTATGGTGGTCGGCGGAGCTCACGGCGGCGCGGCTATGGCGAGGGTGGGGAGTGACGCGTCGATCCCATCGATCTCGTCGTGAGGTTGACTTCCGTTTCTCAACAG TTTCTGAATCTTCCAACAACTGGTTTGCGTTTTGGCTCAATTCTGCTTGGATTCATGACTATCAATTCAATCTTCGACTCATTTTATTGTATAGAGATTTGTATTATGGCGTTTATATTCGTTTAGAAAGGCTATGTTAG